The proteins below come from a single Molothrus ater isolate BHLD 08-10-18 breed brown headed cowbird chromosome 3, BPBGC_Mater_1.1, whole genome shotgun sequence genomic window:
- the CNR1 gene encoding cannabinoid receptor 1 isoform X2, translating to MRLSAAGCWGVSHRSYLPTNWSSPALILLVCKRTSSDAFFHPPSISETNKTGVMKSILDGLADTTFRTITTDLLYVGSNDIQYEDMKGDMASKMGYYPQKFPLSSFRGDPFQEKMTGGDDSLLSIIPSEQVNITEFYNKSLSTFKDNEENIQCGENFMDMECFMILNPSQQLAIAVLSLTLGTFTVLENLLVLCVILHSRSLRCRPSYHFIGSLAVADLLGSVIFVYSFVDFHVFHRKDSPNVFLFKLGGVTASFTASVGSLFLTAIDRYISIHRPLAYKRIVTRPKAVVAFCVMWTIAIVIAVLPLLGWNCKKLNSVCSDIFPLIDETYLMFWIGVTSVLLLFIVYAYMYILWKAHSHAVRMLQRGTQKSIIIQSTEDGKVQITRPDQTRMDIRLAKTLVLILVVLIICWGPLLAIMVYDVFGKMNKLIKTIFAFCSMLCLLNSTVNPIIYALRSKDLRHAFRSMFPTCEGTAQPLDNSMESDCQHKHANNAGNVHRAAESCIKSTVKIAKVTMSVSTDTTAEAL from the exons gTTGTCAGCTGCTGGATGCTGGGGGGTGTCACATAGGAGCTATTTGCCCACAAATTGGAGCAGTCCAGCCCTTATCCTGCTAGTGTGCAAACG GACTTCCTCCGATGCATTTTTCCATCCCCCAAGTATCTCTGAAACCAACAAGACTGGGGTTATGAAGTCAATTCTAGATGGCCTCGCAGATACAACCTTCCGAACAATCACGACAGATCTCCTTTACGTGGGCTCCAACGATATCCAGTACGAAGACATGAAAGGCGACATGGCATCCAAGATGGGGTACTACCCCCAAAAGTTCCCCCTTTCTTCCTTCAGGGGTGATCCTTTCCAAGAAAAAATGACTGGAGGAGATGATTCCCTGTTGAGCATTATTCCCTCAGAGCAGGTCAACATCACAGAGTTTTACAACAAGTCCCTGTCCACTTTTAAGGATAATGAGGAGAATATACAGTGCGGGGAGAACTTTATGGATATGGAGTGTTTTATGATCCtgaaccccagccagcagctggccATCGCCGTGCTGTCGCTCACCCTGGGCACCTTCACAGTCTTAGAGAACCTCCTCGTCCTGTGCGTCATCCTCCACTCCCGAAGCCTCCGGTGCAGACCCTCCTACCATTTCATcggcagcctggctgtggccgACCTCCTGGGCAGCGTGATTTTTGTCTACAGTTTTGTGGATTTCCATGTTTTCCACCGGAAGGATAGCCCCAACGTCTTCTTGTTCAAACTGGGTGGAGTTACAGCCTCCTTCACCGCCTCCGTAGGTAGCCTTTTCCTCACGGCAATAGACCGGTACATCTCTATACACAGGCCGCTAGCTTATAAAAGGATTGTTACCCGACCAAAGGCTGTCGTAGCATTTTGTGTGATGTGGACCATCGCTATCGTAATAGCCGTTCTTCCTCTGCTCGGCTGGAACTGCAAAAAGCTCAACTCTGTTTGTTCGGACATATTCCCTCTCATCGATGAGACGTACCTGATGTTCTGGATCGGGGTCACCAGCGTCCTCTTGTTGTTCATTGTCTATGCCTACATGTACATTCTGTGGAAGGCTCACAGCCACGCTGTTCGCATGCTGCAGCGAGGCACGCAGAAAAGCATAATCATCCAGTCGACGGAGGATGGTAAGGTACAGATCACTAGGCCTGATCAAACTCGTATGGACATCAGGTTAGCCAAAACCTTGGTCCTTATCCTAGTTGTTTTAATCATATGCTGGGGCCCTCTCCTTGCCATCATGGTGTACGATGTCTTTGGGAAAATGAACAAGCTCATCAAGACTATCTTTGCCTTCTGTAGCATGCTCTGTTTGCTGAATTCAACAGTGAATCCCATCATCTACGCTCTGAGGAGCAAGGACTTGCGACACGCCTTCCGCAGCATGTTCCCCACCTGCGAAGGGACGGCGCAGCCCCTCGATAACAGCATGGAGTCTGACTGCCAGCACAAGCACGCCAACAACGCGGGGAACGTGCACAGGGCTGCCGAGAGCTGCATTAAGAGCACAGTTAAGATTGCCAAAGTTACCATGTCTGTCTCCACAGACACAACTGCTGAAGCGTTGTAA
- the CNR1 gene encoding cannabinoid receptor 1 isoform X3 codes for MKSILDGLADTTFRTITTDLLYVGSNDIQYEDMKGDMASKMGYYPQKFPLSSFRGDPFQEKMTGGDDSLLSIIPSEQVNITEFYNKSLSTFKDNEENIQCGENFMDMECFMILNPSQQLAIAVLSLTLGTFTVLENLLVLCVILHSRSLRCRPSYHFIGSLAVADLLGSVIFVYSFVDFHVFHRKDSPNVFLFKLGGVTASFTASVGSLFLTAIDRYISIHRPLAYKRIVTRPKAVVAFCVMWTIAIVIAVLPLLGWNCKKLNSVCSDIFPLIDETYLMFWIGVTSVLLLFIVYAYMYILWKAHSHAVRMLQRGTQKSIIIQSTEDGKVQITRPDQTRMDIRLAKTLVLILVVLIICWGPLLAIMVYDVFGKMNKLIKTIFAFCSMLCLLNSTVNPIIYALRSKDLRHAFRSMFPTCEGTAQPLDNSMESDCQHKHANNAGNVHRAAESCIKSTVKIAKVTMSVSTDTTAEAL; via the coding sequence ATGAAGTCAATTCTAGATGGCCTCGCAGATACAACCTTCCGAACAATCACGACAGATCTCCTTTACGTGGGCTCCAACGATATCCAGTACGAAGACATGAAAGGCGACATGGCATCCAAGATGGGGTACTACCCCCAAAAGTTCCCCCTTTCTTCCTTCAGGGGTGATCCTTTCCAAGAAAAAATGACTGGAGGAGATGATTCCCTGTTGAGCATTATTCCCTCAGAGCAGGTCAACATCACAGAGTTTTACAACAAGTCCCTGTCCACTTTTAAGGATAATGAGGAGAATATACAGTGCGGGGAGAACTTTATGGATATGGAGTGTTTTATGATCCtgaaccccagccagcagctggccATCGCCGTGCTGTCGCTCACCCTGGGCACCTTCACAGTCTTAGAGAACCTCCTCGTCCTGTGCGTCATCCTCCACTCCCGAAGCCTCCGGTGCAGACCCTCCTACCATTTCATcggcagcctggctgtggccgACCTCCTGGGCAGCGTGATTTTTGTCTACAGTTTTGTGGATTTCCATGTTTTCCACCGGAAGGATAGCCCCAACGTCTTCTTGTTCAAACTGGGTGGAGTTACAGCCTCCTTCACCGCCTCCGTAGGTAGCCTTTTCCTCACGGCAATAGACCGGTACATCTCTATACACAGGCCGCTAGCTTATAAAAGGATTGTTACCCGACCAAAGGCTGTCGTAGCATTTTGTGTGATGTGGACCATCGCTATCGTAATAGCCGTTCTTCCTCTGCTCGGCTGGAACTGCAAAAAGCTCAACTCTGTTTGTTCGGACATATTCCCTCTCATCGATGAGACGTACCTGATGTTCTGGATCGGGGTCACCAGCGTCCTCTTGTTGTTCATTGTCTATGCCTACATGTACATTCTGTGGAAGGCTCACAGCCACGCTGTTCGCATGCTGCAGCGAGGCACGCAGAAAAGCATAATCATCCAGTCGACGGAGGATGGTAAGGTACAGATCACTAGGCCTGATCAAACTCGTATGGACATCAGGTTAGCCAAAACCTTGGTCCTTATCCTAGTTGTTTTAATCATATGCTGGGGCCCTCTCCTTGCCATCATGGTGTACGATGTCTTTGGGAAAATGAACAAGCTCATCAAGACTATCTTTGCCTTCTGTAGCATGCTCTGTTTGCTGAATTCAACAGTGAATCCCATCATCTACGCTCTGAGGAGCAAGGACTTGCGACACGCCTTCCGCAGCATGTTCCCCACCTGCGAAGGGACGGCGCAGCCCCTCGATAACAGCATGGAGTCTGACTGCCAGCACAAGCACGCCAACAACGCGGGGAACGTGCACAGGGCTGCCGAGAGCTGCATTAAGAGCACAGTTAAGATTGCCAAAGTTACCATGTCTGTCTCCACAGACACAACTGCTGAAGCGTTGTAA
- the CNR1 gene encoding cannabinoid receptor 1 isoform X1 translates to MRLSAAGCWGVSHRSYLPTNWSSPALILLVCKRLGNLVLSSKLYCPSPYGIRTSSDAFFHPPSISETNKTGVMKSILDGLADTTFRTITTDLLYVGSNDIQYEDMKGDMASKMGYYPQKFPLSSFRGDPFQEKMTGGDDSLLSIIPSEQVNITEFYNKSLSTFKDNEENIQCGENFMDMECFMILNPSQQLAIAVLSLTLGTFTVLENLLVLCVILHSRSLRCRPSYHFIGSLAVADLLGSVIFVYSFVDFHVFHRKDSPNVFLFKLGGVTASFTASVGSLFLTAIDRYISIHRPLAYKRIVTRPKAVVAFCVMWTIAIVIAVLPLLGWNCKKLNSVCSDIFPLIDETYLMFWIGVTSVLLLFIVYAYMYILWKAHSHAVRMLQRGTQKSIIIQSTEDGKVQITRPDQTRMDIRLAKTLVLILVVLIICWGPLLAIMVYDVFGKMNKLIKTIFAFCSMLCLLNSTVNPIIYALRSKDLRHAFRSMFPTCEGTAQPLDNSMESDCQHKHANNAGNVHRAAESCIKSTVKIAKVTMSVSTDTTAEAL, encoded by the exons gTTGTCAGCTGCTGGATGCTGGGGGGTGTCACATAGGAGCTATTTGCCCACAAATTGGAGCAGTCCAGCCCTTATCCTGCTAGTGTGCAAACG GCTTGGAAACCTTGTTCTGTCCTCGAAGCTGTATTGTCCATCACCATATGGGATAAG GACTTCCTCCGATGCATTTTTCCATCCCCCAAGTATCTCTGAAACCAACAAGACTGGGGTTATGAAGTCAATTCTAGATGGCCTCGCAGATACAACCTTCCGAACAATCACGACAGATCTCCTTTACGTGGGCTCCAACGATATCCAGTACGAAGACATGAAAGGCGACATGGCATCCAAGATGGGGTACTACCCCCAAAAGTTCCCCCTTTCTTCCTTCAGGGGTGATCCTTTCCAAGAAAAAATGACTGGAGGAGATGATTCCCTGTTGAGCATTATTCCCTCAGAGCAGGTCAACATCACAGAGTTTTACAACAAGTCCCTGTCCACTTTTAAGGATAATGAGGAGAATATACAGTGCGGGGAGAACTTTATGGATATGGAGTGTTTTATGATCCtgaaccccagccagcagctggccATCGCCGTGCTGTCGCTCACCCTGGGCACCTTCACAGTCTTAGAGAACCTCCTCGTCCTGTGCGTCATCCTCCACTCCCGAAGCCTCCGGTGCAGACCCTCCTACCATTTCATcggcagcctggctgtggccgACCTCCTGGGCAGCGTGATTTTTGTCTACAGTTTTGTGGATTTCCATGTTTTCCACCGGAAGGATAGCCCCAACGTCTTCTTGTTCAAACTGGGTGGAGTTACAGCCTCCTTCACCGCCTCCGTAGGTAGCCTTTTCCTCACGGCAATAGACCGGTACATCTCTATACACAGGCCGCTAGCTTATAAAAGGATTGTTACCCGACCAAAGGCTGTCGTAGCATTTTGTGTGATGTGGACCATCGCTATCGTAATAGCCGTTCTTCCTCTGCTCGGCTGGAACTGCAAAAAGCTCAACTCTGTTTGTTCGGACATATTCCCTCTCATCGATGAGACGTACCTGATGTTCTGGATCGGGGTCACCAGCGTCCTCTTGTTGTTCATTGTCTATGCCTACATGTACATTCTGTGGAAGGCTCACAGCCACGCTGTTCGCATGCTGCAGCGAGGCACGCAGAAAAGCATAATCATCCAGTCGACGGAGGATGGTAAGGTACAGATCACTAGGCCTGATCAAACTCGTATGGACATCAGGTTAGCCAAAACCTTGGTCCTTATCCTAGTTGTTTTAATCATATGCTGGGGCCCTCTCCTTGCCATCATGGTGTACGATGTCTTTGGGAAAATGAACAAGCTCATCAAGACTATCTTTGCCTTCTGTAGCATGCTCTGTTTGCTGAATTCAACAGTGAATCCCATCATCTACGCTCTGAGGAGCAAGGACTTGCGACACGCCTTCCGCAGCATGTTCCCCACCTGCGAAGGGACGGCGCAGCCCCTCGATAACAGCATGGAGTCTGACTGCCAGCACAAGCACGCCAACAACGCGGGGAACGTGCACAGGGCTGCCGAGAGCTGCATTAAGAGCACAGTTAAGATTGCCAAAGTTACCATGTCTGTCTCCACAGACACAACTGCTGAAGCGTTGTAA